The DNA sequence TCTGGGTGCACACGCAATGGACATTGAGCTCTCTAGGCCTCACTTCCAGACACAATGCACGGAGAGGCAACAAGTATCAAGGCCCTTCAGGTCCTCTTTGCTCTAGGCCTAGGGAACTGTAGCTGATCACAGTCAGGTTCTTCCAGCTCCCTTTTCTACATTTGACTGGACATTCACAGCAGGGGTCTGCCTCACATGCTTTGGACAGGCTTGACCTTTTTAATCATAGTGTATCAGTAGTGATCTTATACTGGGTTATCCTGCTTTCCAGAACTCTGTTTCCTTTAAAGTCATAGAAATGTCTAAGATTCTGAAGACTCTAACAGATATGACACTTTTTCCCCTTGGACTCTTGGGAGTATCCACACCATGATCATTGAGCTCCATTGGCCTAAGATTCAGGCAGAAGGCATGGAGGGCCCTCAGGTGCAAATGCCCTTAAGATGTTCCTTGCTCCAGTGCTAGGAATCTGTAGGTGATCCCAGTCAGCACCCTCAAGCTCAATTTTCTACATGGGACCCTGAATTCAAAGCAGGGGGCGGGCTCCAAAGCTTTGGAAATTTCAATGTCGCTATGTGTGCAATAGAAGAAATAGTCATAGACTGTGTGGCTGCTtttgttgctattcagtcataTATCAGTCATCTCCAATCCTTCAggatgccatttgggattttctctggGTGCTGtccacctctctttcttctctcctcatatAAATGCTTTGAAGCCTTCTCTAGGACCATTGGGAAGGACTCACAGGGAAATGCTGAGAGACAGAGCTGGACATACATATAGGTGTCTAGACGTCCCTATCCACAGGGGTCTACCTTTCCTCCCCAGACCAAATCAAGTAGATTCCCAGGCTAGGAGAAAGGAAGTAATTGAAACATCCCTGTCTCCTGCAAGAGACCCTACCCACTGCCCTTTCTGGCTGGCAAGATGTTCAGTAGCTTAGTGCTTTCTCAGCGTATCTTATTCTTGTCAGTGGGGAGGAGTGAGCAGAGCTAGGGCTAATATGGTCTTAGGCTACATGAAGAGAAAGATGAGCCCAACTTGTCCAGAAACAAATGAcagagaactggaagagaaaaggaacacCCGGGATGCCAGAGtgaagacacacaaaaaaaacgAGACAGGCTAGAACACTAGGCTAACCCtaaggtggggatggggggattAGATCAGTGGGAAGGGGGGTGCTTCATCTTCCAAAGATCTAGGCTGAAGTAGGGAACCTGGAGGCCCCAGGGGGccttctgggtcctcaagtgtggcagcctttggactgaatccaaacttcagagaacagaTCCCCTGAgtcaaaggatttgttctgtacagCTTGAAGTCGTGGTCAAAAGGCCCCACTTGAGGAGCTGGGGGGCCCTTGAGGCCTTGGGGCCACAGGTCCCTCAGCCAGGACCGGGTTTTAATGGGCTGCAAGCTCCATATGAACCTACTGTGTGACACAGCAgccaaggaagagaatttggtcTTGGGGTGTGCAGAAAGCTTTCTCCTCCAAGAAGCAGTAGGTCATAGGACTGTTGTCCTTTGTCTGGCTCAGATTCAGCTGTGGGGAGCAACCACACGTTAAGAAGGACCCATGGGGATAGGCCTTGAGTGTGAGCTCTGTTGCCACAGGTTGAAGAAACAGAAtgttagcctagagaaaagaaaagttggAAGAGGTGGGAGAAATGGCAGCACGCACTTAAGCATTTGTGGAAGAGGCTTGTGACTTATGTTTGGCCCTGAGAAGGTGGAAGAGGACACTTCCCAACACTTCAAGGTATCCTGGATTACATGTCACCTGCCTAGAGGTCTGGAAGCAACCAAGACAGAGCAGTGAAATGATGTCCCAAGACAGTCATCTCTTGAAGAAAGTGTAGATGTTTAGCGTGGCCAAGAGAGGGCTGAAGGCAGGAATTCCCAATCCGGGGTGCCCTTAAGGCAGGGACTCAAGAAGCTTGTTCAATGGCCAGGGGGAATATTCTCCTCCATCAGTATGGTATCCTCctgaaatgaatgaaatctatgattttctttattatgtgcatatgtatgataCTCTCACACTTCTGTTCATGTGGAATAGGGAGGTAAGGTTTACTAAAAGGGGTACTTATATGAAGGGGTGGCAgaaccctccccccccaaattgTGACACTCTAGGAATAGGTGACATGATGAATCCTTTGGGCTTCAGCATAAATTAATTTATCCCCTCCTTTCCCACTGATTTCGATGGGGGAATTCTTCCATgctttaaagaatgaatggacCCTAGGGGCAGAGTTGGAGAGAACCTCCAGAAGTCATCCAGTTCCATTCccacattttagagaggagggCAGTGCCCAGAGAGAGTGTGACCTGTCCTAGATCACAGGGATCCAAGTGTGAAAGTCTCTGTGAGTTCCAGTGCAGTGCAGCCCACTTGGCGATACACTGGGTGATTTGTGGCTCAACTGGTCTTTTCTCTTGGTTTGCTTTCAGTCCAGTCCAGCTGTCATTTggggcaaagctactggagtgatttgccatttccttccccagctcgttttgcagatggggaaagagaggcCAACAGGTTCCCAGAGCTAGTCAGAGTCTGAGGTTGCATGCGAAGTCAGGTCTTGCTGCCTCCAGACCTGACATGCCACTGTACCCACTGGGGCACCCAGCTGCCCTAAGGAAGCCACCCTGCTGGTGTTGTGTGTGCATTTGGTGCAGGCCCGTCCAAGCCATGTGAGCTGGGCCTGGAAGGAGCGGTTTCAGGTGGGCTAGGCCACGAGCATGGCACTGGTCCCCATCTCTGGCTTGGCACCGCCCCGGCCTGGCGGCCGTGGACGTGGAAGAGTGCGGGCCAGGTATGGCTGGCCAGGGTTCCAGCCCGGGGGGCGGGGTCGCGCTCGAGGCCTACGTCCCTCCAGGACGCCCAAGAACCTGCTTTGTGACCTCATCAGGGGGCACGAAGGGCAGACGGCCGCGCAGACTGAGCCAGGGAGAAGCCGCGGGCAGGCTCGTCGTGCGCAGAGGCAGGGCGCCTTCCTCCTGTCCGCTGCCAGGCGCGAGGCTGGCCGGCCCCTGCCTCgccatctccctccctttgtgTCCTTCCTCAGTCCCCTCCCGACAGACACTCTCTCCCTCGGGGCCTCCTTCTTGCTTCCCTCACCCTCCCGCCCGCAGCCGTGCCCTGTTCGCTGCCGCGCTGGCCCCCACCGTCCTCCTTGTCCTCGGCGTCGTCAGCGTGCTCCTGTCCTTGTCCTCTTCATCCTCCTCGTGTCCTCGTCGTCCGCCTGTCCTGGTATCCTCGTCGCCTGCCCAGCCTCACCTGGCGCACCTGTGCCTGTCTCCCGACTATGCCTGTGAACTTGGGGCCAGCTTTCCTCCTGCTCAGCGCTGCCATCTTGGCCAGCCTCTCTGCCCTGCTGTGGATGATGGGCTGCAGGTGGTTTAAGGTAGACAGTTGAGCCACAGCTTagagaaacaggcagacagaggcagagagagagagagaggaaaggggaggaggaggaggaggaggaggaggcggggcaggagaggagagacaccccattggagagagagagtgtcactgcccctcccccttcctctgccCATGCCAGGAACCCCTTCCACCCTCAGCCCCTTGCCCACTTCTGCCTCCCCTCACCCCTTCACTCCTCACTCCAAAAAGGGAGACCAAGTTCCTTGGAAGTGGTGAGCCAACCTAGGGagaccctctccttccctcttccctccccccacaggGAGCCCAAAATACAGGTAGCCACCAAAGCAGCTACCTGGAGGCAGCTCCTGAGGCCTCTGTTGGGGGCCCTCTCCCACTCCTTATCACTCCAGCTCTGGCCTCCACTGCTTCTCTTGGATTCTcctgccttcctctctctttctccccctctcctgtgAGTATGCCTTAAGCTGCCCACTAGCACCTGTTCTCTGTGGGCACCACTGAGGACTTCTCCAGGTAGCTCAGGCCCAGCCTCAACAACACTGAAATGTATTCTTGGAACCTGGGTACTTGAGGGGGAGCAGGTGGAGGGGGAGCGGGAGGGGAAGGTTCTGCTGTGGAAAACAGACTTGGCGTTGCCTGCTCCCAGCAAGCTCCAGTAATCAAAGCCTAGAAATGATAGGAGCTAAGGGCAGCTGTACCTTGACCTGGAAAAGGCACTTTTCTATGAAGAAtgcatttctttttgaaaatcaagccaCTGGTCTTAGTTCATAGGCAGGGTGGCCTTCCCTTGGGCAAAGTCTGTTCACATATGTTGACTTTTAGGTCAACTAAGTGTTCTTGCAACTTCTAGTTCATTTGGCTCCATCCTGCAACCATGCCCAAGGAGAGTTTTGAGCAGTTAgacaaggagaggagggaaaccCTCCTGGCAGGCTGGGCTGCTTTAGCATGTCTTCCTGGACCTAGTAGATGTTCATGTTCTCCTCACTGCTGCTGAGACCACTATGGCATGTAGAGCATCAAGAATGCTTCCTCTGGTCAGGAAAGGTGTTTCCATGCAAATTCTGGTGCTGATGAGTTTGAGAATGGGCCAGTAATTGTTCCTCACTGAAAGAGCCTTTGCTGTGTCCTTCAGGAAGATGGGGACTGTGTGGGCATGAGTCTCAGGGGTTGTAAGTCAGTGGAGAGAAATCAGTTCTTAAATGGGGGCTAGTGCAGGCACTCCACATGTACCTTACATCCCTGTGGCTCAGAACCTGGGCACATTGACCTTGATCTGGTTGGTCAGCCTGATCCTGGCTCTTGAATTCTTGCAGTGCTGAGGCTGGGGAGACATCCTGTGAGTTCCTGAGCCTTGTTTTCCCAGCCCAATTTAGAGAAAGAACCCCCAGCGCCTAGCTGGGTACCATGCGCAGCCTAAGTGTTTCATCAGTGTTTACCAAGGGCTTCAGACTCAGAAGGGCCAATCAAAGTATTTTCTACCTCTTATCTTTGGAAAGGTTAGAGGTGAGGTGGAGGGAACAGGCACAGGTTCCACATCCTCTAACTACTGGTCGGAGATTTCCAAAGTCCATAACCACAGAtgcataatttctttctttttccagaaaAACATCCATGAAACCACAGCAGACAATCATGATGTTGCCTCAGAAAACAATAGCGATACTGCTTTGTCAATGCGGGAGCTGTCCCAAGGCACCCGGAATGATTTCGCACATTCACGTGCCTTGCAGCAAAGAATTCTGGTAAACCTCAGAGCAGTGGAGCATAACCTGGCCGAACTTCGCCAATTTCTACTTGCTCGGCGCATAAATGCAGAAATAACCTACCGAGAGATGTGTAAAAGAGAGATCCGAACCGCAAAATTGAAGCAAGCTAAGAATAAAAGTCACTGAATACACACAGAACTCTTGATTTTCGTGATATCATAGGTATCTGtatgaggcagcttggtggctcagtggctagaggacttgacctggagtcaggaagggcccaagttcaaattcatccttatatacttgctagctatgggaGACTGGGTCAATCAAGTCCATGAAGGGGCCTCAAGTGCAAATTCTCTTAAGGTGCTCTTTGCTCAAAGCCTAGAAAGTGTTAACTGATCATAGTCAggtccctccaactaccctttCTACATTTTACCCTCCACTCACAGCAGGGGGCTGCCACAAAtcctttggaaagccttgacatttttaatcctaaAATCTTCTTAGTGATCTTAAACTTGACTATCCAGCATtcaaggactcagtttcctttcaatcACATAAAGGGTTTTCTATTCTGAGGTCTGTAAAGGGCTTGTAAAGTTTCATCCTTAGACACTTCTGTGTGCACCCAAGGGACATTCAGCTCCAGAGGCCTCAGGTTCAGGCAGAATGGGTGGAGGGGCCTCTAGTCTAATTGCCCTTAAGGTCCTGTTTTCTCTGTGTCTGCAGACCTTCAGATGGTCACACTCAGGTTCCATAAgctctcttttctaccttttacCCTCCATTCAAAATCCTAACATGTTGTAAGTGATCTGACACTTCATTATCCAGCTCTCTAGATCTCAGCTTCCTTTAGAGGCACATGAAATGCATGGACACTAAGACCTGTGAAGGACGAGACCCGTTTATTCCTTGGACTTTTCAGGCTGATCATGCAAGGACCATGAGGCAGAACTCATGGATAGTGGTCAAGTGCAAATCCCCTTGAGGTCCTCTTTGCTCTAGGCCTGGGAGACTGTAGGTGATCCCAGTCACATCCCTCAATCTcccttttctaaattttattctaCATTCACAACAGGAGGCTGACTCACAAGAGTTGGACCAGCGTGACCTTTTTACTCCTAGGATCTCATTAGTGATATTACATGGGCTATCCATGTGTCCAGGACTCTGTTTCCTTTAGAGTCATAGAAAGGTTTTGGATTCTGAAGAGTCTAAAGGACCTGCCACTTTTTGtgcttggacacttgtgggtgcaTGTACAATGGACATCTagctctctaggtctcagtttcaagCACATTGCATGGATGGGCCTCAAGGGCAAAAGCCCTGAAGGTAATCTTTGCTCTAGGCCTAGGATACTGTAGGTGACCACCTTGAGTTCCCTCAAGCTCCCCTTTCTACAGTTTAACCCAACTTCACAGCAGGGGGCTTGATAACAGGCTTTGGAAAGCCTGGGCAGTTTTCTTCCTAGCATGTTGTTAGGGATCTTACACTAGGCTCCCAGGTTGCTAGGACTCTGTTTCCTTTATACTCACATAAAGCATTTAGATCCTGAAGACATTGAAAGACTTGTCCCATTTTTTACTTGGACACTGGTGGGTTCTAGTAGATTGGTC is a window from the Notamacropus eugenii isolate mMacEug1 chromosome X, mMacEug1.pri_v2, whole genome shotgun sequence genome containing:
- the LOC140515226 gene encoding kita-kyushu lung cancer antigen 1 homolog, which encodes MPVNLGPAFLLLSAAILASLSALLWMMGCRWFKKNIHETTADNHDVASENNSDTALSMRELSQGTRNDFAHSRALQQRILVNLRAVEHNLAELRQFLLARRINAEITYREMCKREIRTAKLKQAKNKSH